From Ochotona princeps isolate mOchPri1 chromosome X, mOchPri1.hap1, whole genome shotgun sequence, one genomic window encodes:
- the CXHXorf58 gene encoding uncharacterized protein CXorf58 homolog, protein MRKTYGSPIVKGTAIRKADKSTPKKKVHFAATVETRIFLPFNKETSIGIIQRAWLTYMDRMLFRLLKHTICAAEYHVTHEILKQVSPLEAKLVKDPSMKCKVRFRFSGEKFPPFIVFKIFLQTEGHGYKYLSGKNMLKPCSEGVSDACKMMGIRKFYEQLLEDERRFQKFKVTEKVDIVTMKDYIQYSSLLDETPASSGGKNNYWRKLNLENIPRTMMIYDIVEYAQTKVISDRLQKEMKYLTQRPQTEEMRQHQLQIVSEIRYPTSSVNIRSSYRPSYHPGQCKHLGRRSKQAQLKVKKMKKVYKAAKEKPTPEELKTEKPTKKPQETIIFSTPTFDIVEVQESLSDIDLEKEEKELFTWCESLGIDKSASY, encoded by the exons ATGAGGAAAACATATGGTTCCCCAATTGTTAAAGGGACGGCTATTCGCAAAGCAGATAAGAGCACTCccaaaaaaaaagtccattttgCTGCTACTGTCGAGACCAGGATCTTTCTACC ATTTAATAAAGAGACATCCATTGGAATCATACAGAGAGCCTGGTTAACCTACATGGACAGGATGCTGTTCCGACTGTTAAAGCATACCATTTGTGCAGCG GAATATCATGTGACACATGAAATACTGAAGCAAGTGAGCCCCTTGGAGGCTAAACTTGTTAAAGATCCAAGCATGAAGTGCAAAGTCAGATTCAG ATTTAGTGGCGAAAAATTTCCACCTTTCATcgtgtttaaaatttttcttcaaacTGAAGGCCATGGATACAAATATCTTAGTGGGAAAAATATGCTAAAGCCATGCAGTGAG GGAGTAAGTGATGCTTGCAAAATGATGGGAATAAGGAAATTCTATGAACAACTTCTGGAAGATGAACGTCGCTTCCAGAAATTCAAAGTAACTGAAAAAGTTGATATTGTTACCATGAAGGATTATATACAG taTTCCAGCCTCCTGGATGAAACCCCCGCATCTTCTGGTGGCAAAAACAACTATTGGCGAAAATTAAACCTTGAAAACATCCCCAGAACAATGATGATATATGACATAGTCGAATACGCACAAACTAAAGTCATCTCAGACCGcctacaaaaagaaatgaagtatctGACACAGAGACCACAAACAGAAGAAATGCGCCAGCACCAGCTACAGATTGTTTCTGAAATTAG ATATCCTACATCCTCTGTGAATATCCGATCTTCCTATCGACCCTCCTACCATCCAGGCCAGTGTAAACATCTGGGACGTCGGTCCAAGCAAGCTCaactgaaagttaaaaaaatgaagaaagtttaCAAGGCGGCTAAAGAAAAACCTACTCCTGAG gaactgaaaacagaaaaaccaacTAAAAAACCACAAGAAACAATCATCTTCTCCACACCAACTTTTGACATTGTGGAGGTTCAAGAATCTCTGTCAGATATCGAtttggagaaagaagaaaaggaattatTCACCTGGTGTGAAAGCTTGGGCATTGATAAATCTGCATCATATTAA